A genome region from Schlesneria paludicola DSM 18645 includes the following:
- a CDS encoding YciI family protein, whose amino-acid sequence MNFMLVIYGDDESRLSYQSKVTDSTVPRCVQVNDVRFIAKISLLPPSTATSVRVRDGRRQVLTGPVPETSLHVVWCGVVDVPAIEDAIAISKRIPLMENESIEVRAVMELEGRPPEKPFSEDNNELKMMLLSFDDEQAWTAAGTEAFRAAVNEAVELTHRLNARGQYHAASPLESSSSGKRIRVRDGQPVLTDGPFVETREVLGGYYLLSVKDLDEAIAIAEQHPGVRFGTAELRQIYTLE is encoded by the coding sequence ATGAATTTCATGCTGGTGATCTATGGTGATGACGAGTCGAGGTTAAGCTATCAATCCAAAGTGACGGACTCAACGGTGCCGCGTTGTGTGCAGGTGAACGACGTCAGGTTCATCGCAAAAATCTCTCTCCTCCCACCGTCCACAGCCACCAGCGTCCGTGTTCGCGATGGACGACGTCAAGTTCTCACTGGACCGGTCCCAGAAACATCATTGCATGTGGTCTGGTGCGGCGTTGTCGACGTTCCCGCCATTGAGGATGCCATTGCCATCTCCAAGCGAATCCCTCTCATGGAAAATGAGTCCATTGAAGTGCGAGCCGTCATGGAGCTTGAGGGCAGACCTCCAGAGAAGCCCTTCTCCGAGGACAACAATGAACTAAAAATGATGCTACTGAGTTTCGACGACGAACAGGCGTGGACGGCAGCCGGGACTGAGGCATTTCGTGCTGCGGTGAATGAGGCCGTTGAACTGACTCATCGCCTTAATGCCCGCGGTCAGTACCATGCGGCATCACCGCTTGAGTCCTCGTCATCGGGTAAGCGGATTCGCGTTCGAGACGGACAACCCGTCCTAACAGACGGACCCTTTGTCGAAACACGCGAAGTCCTCGGCGGCTACTATTTGCTCTCCGTCAAAGACTTGGACGAGGCGATCGCGATCGCGGAACAACACCCCGGGGTTCGATTCGGAACTGCCGAATTGCGGCAGATTTACACCCTCGAATAA
- a CDS encoding DUF1579 domain-containing protein codes for MHAPQPLPEHQWLQKLVGEWRFESECNPGSDQPPIKSSGSESVRSLGGLWTIGEGQSEMPSGGNCITLMTLGYDPLSKRFVGTFVASVMTHLWPYEGSLDETGQLLTLNSEGPSFADETKYAKYQDMIRFIDDNHRILSSQYCGEDGQWHLFMTAHYYRVQPTNS; via the coding sequence ATGCACGCTCCTCAACCTCTGCCTGAACATCAGTGGCTTCAAAAACTCGTCGGCGAATGGCGCTTCGAATCGGAGTGTAATCCAGGATCGGATCAGCCGCCGATAAAATCCTCTGGCTCCGAATCCGTTCGCTCCCTCGGCGGATTATGGACGATTGGCGAAGGCCAGAGCGAGATGCCCAGTGGCGGGAATTGCATCACGCTGATGACACTAGGGTATGATCCCCTGTCAAAACGATTTGTCGGAACATTTGTCGCGTCCGTCATGACGCACTTATGGCCCTACGAGGGATCGCTCGACGAAACGGGCCAACTACTCACACTCAACTCCGAGGGCCCCAGTTTTGCCGACGAGACGAAATATGCCAAATATCAGGACATGATTCGCTTCATTGATGACAATCATCGTATTCTCTCCTCGCAGTATTGCGGCGAAGATGGCCAGTGGCATTTGTTCATGACGGCGCACTACTATCGCGTGCAGCCGACCAACTCATAA
- a CDS encoding two-component system sensor histidine kinase NtrB — protein MADSEQRNTKGAASRPRKETVSALRESERRFRAISACTYDWESWHDEHGRLQWVNAAVFRMTGYSVEECLTMADYPLPIVCEEDRPRIAEILLLAALGTPGNDAEFRLRRRDGRECWGAISWQLITDEDGVDMGFRTSVRDIAERKRMEQQIADYTENLEQLVRERTARLLELEDRRAKLDRLAALGQLAAGVAHEINNPLAGIRNAVELIRESVSAEFENRPLLDVVQSEIDRIAGIVRQLYQLHRPQTVANRDVDLVKVAKQTIQLLSAISRRHRVHVVVTGVDGEIVLARLPEGELTQVLYNILLNAVQASPGGAQVDVSICVDEQYARMRVTDSGAGIPADIASKIFDPFFTTKHGTPEPGMGLGLSVSQSLIQAMGGQIDLESGIPGRTTFLVTVPRSLASPDPVAVQCDGRTNAPLSNPSGDDR, from the coding sequence ATGGCGGACAGTGAGCAACGCAACACGAAAGGGGCTGCATCGCGGCCTCGAAAAGAAACGGTTTCCGCGCTTCGCGAAAGCGAGCGGAGATTTCGTGCGATATCGGCGTGCACCTATGATTGGGAGAGTTGGCATGACGAACATGGGCGGCTCCAGTGGGTAAATGCTGCGGTTTTTCGAATGACGGGCTATTCTGTTGAGGAATGCCTGACAATGGCAGACTATCCGCTGCCGATTGTCTGCGAGGAGGACCGTCCACGGATTGCCGAGATACTCTTGTTGGCGGCACTGGGAACTCCTGGGAACGATGCTGAATTTCGGCTTCGCCGTCGGGATGGCCGAGAATGCTGGGGTGCGATCTCGTGGCAACTGATCACGGACGAAGACGGTGTTGATATGGGCTTCAGGACGAGCGTGCGCGACATTGCCGAGCGTAAGCGAATGGAGCAGCAAATCGCGGACTACACCGAAAACCTCGAGCAACTTGTCAGAGAACGCACGGCTCGGCTGCTGGAACTTGAGGATCGCCGGGCGAAGCTTGACCGGCTTGCAGCGCTAGGACAACTGGCCGCCGGAGTGGCCCATGAGATCAATAACCCGCTCGCAGGAATTCGGAACGCCGTCGAGTTGATTCGCGAGAGTGTTTCGGCCGAATTTGAGAACCGCCCGCTATTGGATGTGGTGCAGTCTGAGATTGATCGAATTGCAGGAATTGTTCGGCAGTTGTACCAACTCCATCGCCCCCAAACGGTGGCCAACAGAGATGTCGATCTTGTCAAAGTCGCCAAACAGACGATCCAACTTCTGTCTGCGATTTCCCGGCGACATCGCGTCCATGTCGTTGTCACGGGCGTCGATGGCGAAATTGTTTTGGCGCGACTGCCAGAGGGGGAGCTAACGCAAGTCCTCTACAATATCCTTTTGAACGCGGTTCAGGCGTCACCCGGCGGCGCACAGGTCGATGTGTCCATCTGTGTCGACGAGCAGTATGCACGGATGCGGGTGACGGACTCTGGGGCAGGTATTCCCGCGGACATTGCGTCGAAGATCTTTGACCCGTTCTTTACGACAAAGCACGGAACGCCCGAACCTGGCATGGGATTGGGACTTTCCGTCTCTCAAAGTCTCATTCAAGCAATGGGTGGGCAAATCGATCTTGAATCGGGAATCCCTGGGCGTACGACGTTTCTGGTCACGGTTCCGAGAAGCCTGGCCAGTCCCGACCCCGTCGCTGTGCAATGCGATGGCCGCACTAACGCCCCCCTTAGCAATCCATCGGGAGACGATCGGTGA
- a CDS encoding sigma-54-dependent transcriptional regulator: MTDERINRILLADDEPLYLQTTAELLRRAGFECLTAVDAEGALSQLSTRQIDLMIVDLNMPGNLDLELLKIGRRDYPDVPMIVVTGAPSLHSAIDSVKLRISDYLLKPVKFEDLVASVRHSLSHDRTTKDPALANNPTLLLGESPQIREIHDLIRRVAMTDVSVLITGESGTGKELAAQSLHRSSRRHQARFATIDCTAIPESLFESVLFGHTKGSFTGATNDQPGLLKEADGGTIFLDEIGELPLSLQAKLLRVIQHSTFTPVGQTRPMTIDVRFIAATNRDLEEEVRRERFRRDLFYRLAVVPISLPPLRDRGGDVMLLANHFLRQLSLGNQPNYSEFSLEAAQSLQTYSWPGNVRELRNVVERAVVLSSGRVIEQSDLPSGLAQADSAGTPFELGEGASARGRVLSQADRSYIEELLRVSGGNVSRAAATAGLTRQGLYKLLQKHGLPPARFRTQ, encoded by the coding sequence GTGACTGACGAACGAATAAACCGAATCCTTTTGGCTGATGACGAACCACTTTATCTGCAGACCACTGCGGAATTGCTCCGTCGGGCAGGATTCGAATGCTTGACTGCGGTCGATGCTGAAGGTGCTCTCTCGCAGCTTTCTACGAGGCAGATCGACCTGATGATTGTCGATTTGAACATGCCTGGAAACTTGGACTTGGAGTTGCTGAAGATCGGCCGACGAGACTATCCCGATGTACCGATGATCGTTGTCACAGGGGCACCATCACTTCACAGTGCGATTGACAGCGTGAAACTGAGAATCTCGGACTACCTACTCAAGCCAGTTAAGTTCGAAGACCTCGTTGCCAGCGTTCGCCACTCGCTTTCCCACGATAGAACGACGAAAGATCCTGCCCTCGCGAACAATCCAACATTGCTTCTCGGCGAGTCTCCCCAAATTCGCGAGATTCATGATCTCATTCGACGAGTGGCAATGACAGACGTCAGTGTCTTAATCACCGGTGAAAGCGGTACCGGAAAAGAGTTAGCCGCGCAGTCACTTCACCGATCCAGTCGACGACATCAGGCTCGATTTGCGACAATCGATTGCACGGCGATTCCGGAATCGCTGTTTGAGTCGGTCTTGTTTGGGCACACAAAAGGTTCCTTTACGGGGGCGACCAACGATCAGCCTGGCTTGCTGAAGGAAGCGGACGGGGGAACAATCTTCCTCGACGAGATCGGGGAGTTGCCGTTGTCGCTTCAAGCGAAGTTACTAAGAGTCATACAGCATTCGACGTTTACTCCGGTCGGACAAACTCGCCCGATGACAATCGATGTCCGCTTTATTGCCGCGACGAATCGAGATCTGGAGGAAGAGGTTCGGCGGGAGCGGTTTCGTCGCGACCTGTTCTATCGATTGGCAGTGGTGCCAATTTCGCTGCCTCCCCTTCGTGATCGCGGCGGCGATGTCATGCTTTTGGCAAATCACTTTCTCCGTCAACTTTCACTCGGAAACCAGCCGAATTATTCTGAATTTTCACTTGAGGCGGCCCAGTCCTTGCAGACCTATTCATGGCCTGGAAATGTGCGAGAACTGCGTAACGTGGTCGAACGCGCGGTCGTACTCTCAAGCGGCCGGGTCATCGAACAATCGGATCTCCCATCAGGACTTGCTCAGGCCGATTCAGCCGGAACCCCGTTCGAACTCGGCGAAGGCGCCTCTGCGCGAGGTCGCGTGCTGTCGCAAGCGGACCGAAGCTACATTGAAGAGCTGCTACGAGTTTCCGGCGGCAATGTCAGTCGGGCAGCGGCCACGGCAGGGCTGACCCGACAGGGCTTGTACAAACTTCTGCAGAAGCACGGTCTGCCGCCGGCCAGATTCCGTACGCAGTAG
- a CDS encoding DUF1559 domain-containing protein, which translates to MLENKYFNRRRPSGFTLIELLTVIAIIALLIAILLPAVQQVREAARRIQCRNNLKQIGLAIHNYHDVMNVLPPASITGSPPCAACVYPNASGCSECPGPVFRKGPVTVFLLPYIDLAVIYNAIDFNAANIESPLQFTLDNSQPIANVKIKTYQCPSDSYEKFIWNGYGRLNYMTSLGPYSMASNHGNWASSCGCDMTGTAASTLAAALTIYTEATPPGGSQALRTNTGSNRSPGAFGNLTWNNLTGAPIGGCSSFAEFSDGLSNTIFAGETRPTCNNAARSGWYFTSNGCGSGTTGIPINWDSCDQVTVPGSETNCNVSCSANTSYGFKSAHKGGCHILFGDGRVAFVSESIDMWTYAKLGAKADGCVLETDSF; encoded by the coding sequence ATGCTGGAAAACAAATACTTCAATCGTCGGAGGCCAAGTGGCTTTACGCTCATTGAGCTGTTGACAGTCATCGCAATTATCGCACTCTTGATTGCGATTCTGTTGCCTGCCGTACAGCAAGTCCGAGAAGCGGCCCGCCGCATTCAATGCCGAAATAATCTCAAACAAATTGGGCTGGCAATCCACAACTATCACGATGTGATGAACGTTTTGCCGCCCGCATCGATCACGGGTTCTCCGCCATGCGCCGCCTGCGTCTATCCGAACGCGTCGGGGTGCAGCGAATGCCCAGGGCCAGTCTTTCGCAAGGGACCTGTGACGGTCTTTTTGCTGCCTTATATTGATTTGGCAGTGATCTATAATGCCATTGATTTCAACGCGGCCAATATTGAGTCGCCACTGCAATTTACTCTGGACAATTCACAGCCGATCGCCAACGTCAAAATCAAAACCTATCAGTGCCCCAGCGATTCTTACGAAAAGTTTATCTGGAATGGGTACGGGCGACTGAACTACATGACATCTCTTGGCCCCTATTCCATGGCGTCAAATCATGGGAACTGGGCGAGTTCCTGCGGTTGCGACATGACGGGTACGGCCGCGTCAACGTTGGCCGCGGCATTAACGATTTACACCGAGGCGACTCCGCCCGGTGGATCACAGGCTCTAAGAACCAATACCGGAAGCAATCGGAGTCCAGGTGCGTTCGGAAATCTGACGTGGAACAATTTGACAGGGGCTCCGATTGGCGGGTGCAGCAGTTTTGCCGAGTTCTCTGATGGACTTTCCAATACGATTTTCGCTGGAGAAACACGGCCAACCTGCAACAATGCCGCGCGGAGTGGCTGGTACTTCACCTCCAACGGATGCGGAAGCGGGACGACCGGCATTCCGATTAATTGGGACAGTTGCGATCAAGTGACCGTCCCGGGATCAGAGACAAACTGCAACGTTTCGTGCAGCGCGAATACGAGTTATGGCTTCAAATCCGCCCACAAGGGAGGCTGCCATATCCTTTTTGGCGATGGACGCGTCGCATTCGTCTCTGAAAGCATCGACATGTGGACCTATGCCAAACTTGGAGCTAAGGCTGACGGTTGCGTGCTAGAGACTGATTCATTCTAA
- a CDS encoding prenyltransferase/squalene oxidase repeat-containing protein, producing the protein MMLTQGTAPALGQERKKVNAAGPRTVSREVLTEAQWQEVEQAIDRGLAFLSRRQNGDGAFNTNPNNEPGISGLCVLAFLSRGHLPGQGPYGINLTRSVDYMLNSQHPDGLIARSRQPYYAPYSHGICSLVFGEIYGMSRSDDEQRLRQAIEKAIVFTSHRYSQPKAHADDEGSWRYLKRHRSSDGDLSITSWNVMFLRSAKNSGFTIDVSLIDDALGYMKRVYDPQVKTFRYEIHTDDPQHNHTRAMAGAGTLSLALSGDHHSELAESAARYILKRPFDQYDRPIPGEEHPCYSAFYCSQAMFQMGGEYWSEFYPRLVDTLLRAQRADGSWLLKQGADVACGPEYMTAMTILALTPPYQLLPIFQR; encoded by the coding sequence ATGATGCTGACGCAGGGAACAGCACCAGCACTGGGGCAAGAGCGAAAAAAGGTCAATGCCGCTGGCCCACGAACGGTTTCTCGCGAGGTTCTGACTGAAGCGCAATGGCAAGAGGTCGAACAAGCGATCGACCGCGGATTGGCATTCTTGAGCCGCCGCCAGAATGGCGATGGGGCGTTTAATACGAACCCGAACAATGAGCCTGGAATTTCTGGTTTGTGCGTGTTGGCATTCTTGTCACGTGGGCATTTGCCTGGACAGGGACCGTACGGGATCAATTTGACTCGTTCGGTGGACTATATGTTGAATAGCCAGCATCCCGACGGGTTGATTGCCAGGTCTCGTCAGCCGTATTACGCCCCCTACAGCCATGGGATTTGTTCGCTGGTGTTTGGTGAAATCTATGGAATGTCGAGATCGGACGATGAGCAAAGACTTCGTCAGGCGATCGAGAAAGCGATTGTGTTCACGAGTCACCGCTATTCTCAGCCGAAGGCCCATGCTGACGACGAAGGATCGTGGCGCTATCTGAAGCGACATCGAAGCAGCGATGGTGACCTGTCGATCACATCGTGGAATGTGATGTTTCTTCGATCGGCAAAGAATTCCGGCTTTACGATTGACGTCAGTCTGATCGATGACGCGTTGGGGTATATGAAACGCGTCTACGACCCGCAGGTCAAAACGTTTCGTTACGAGATTCATACCGACGACCCGCAGCACAATCACACGCGGGCGATGGCTGGGGCCGGTACGCTATCTCTGGCCTTATCGGGTGACCATCATTCGGAACTCGCGGAAAGCGCGGCCCGCTACATCTTGAAACGCCCCTTTGATCAGTATGATCGCCCCATCCCAGGTGAAGAGCATCCGTGTTACTCGGCCTTCTACTGCAGTCAGGCCATGTTTCAGATGGGGGGCGAGTACTGGTCCGAATTCTATCCTCGCCTGGTCGACACACTGCTAAGAGCGCAGCGCGCCGACGGGTCGTGGTTGCTCAAACAAGGGGCCGACGTTGCTTGCGGCCCGGAATACATGACGGCGATGACGATTCTGGCCCTGACTCCGCCCTATCAGCTTTTGCCAATTTTTCAGCGTTAA
- a CDS encoding AAA family ATPase: MSTSDGIENTPHGDAAELQAVETLHKKYQAMLTQLAGVLVGMDEVIEQVMIAILCKGHCILQGMPGLAKTLLVSSTAQLMHLTFRRIQFTPDLMPSDITGTDVLEEDRTTGKRVFRFVPGPLFGNVILADEINRTPPKTQSALLEAMQERQLTIGGETFALPDPFFVMATQNPIEQEGTYTLPEAQLDRFLFMIHVGYPGQQDEIEICKRATTEYRFETETVLTADDVHLMQKLVRRVPVADHVYEFAVKLVRMTRPEEKLLPDALAEMIQWGAGPRAGIFLLLAAKARAILHKRHHATTDDVAAVAIPVLRHRIIRTFNAEAAGVSTDQIVTKLLAKLRGGVAVNHRPKAIAR; encoded by the coding sequence ATGTCGACATCGGATGGAATCGAAAACACTCCTCATGGCGATGCGGCCGAATTGCAAGCCGTCGAAACACTACACAAGAAATATCAGGCAATGCTGACGCAACTCGCAGGAGTTCTCGTTGGCATGGACGAAGTGATCGAACAGGTCATGATCGCCATTCTTTGCAAAGGACACTGTATTCTTCAGGGAATGCCAGGATTGGCAAAGACGCTGCTCGTCTCGTCCACGGCCCAGTTGATGCACCTGACCTTCCGCCGAATTCAGTTCACGCCCGATTTAATGCCGTCCGACATCACCGGCACCGACGTGCTCGAAGAAGATCGCACGACAGGTAAACGTGTTTTTCGCTTTGTCCCGGGGCCACTGTTTGGCAATGTGATCCTGGCGGATGAAATCAATCGAACACCACCGAAGACCCAGAGCGCTCTCTTGGAAGCCATGCAGGAGCGTCAGTTGACCATCGGTGGTGAAACCTTCGCTTTGCCTGATCCATTCTTCGTCATGGCGACGCAAAATCCAATCGAGCAAGAGGGAACATACACCCTGCCCGAAGCGCAGCTTGATCGATTTCTATTCATGATTCATGTCGGATACCCCGGTCAGCAAGATGAGATCGAGATCTGCAAACGTGCCACGACGGAATATCGATTTGAAACGGAAACCGTTCTGACGGCGGATGACGTCCACTTGATGCAAAAGCTTGTTCGCAGAGTTCCCGTAGCCGATCATGTTTACGAGTTTGCCGTCAAGCTGGTACGGATGACCCGTCCGGAAGAGAAGCTGCTGCCCGATGCTCTGGCTGAGATGATTCAATGGGGCGCTGGTCCGCGTGCCGGAATCTTCCTGCTGCTGGCCGCCAAGGCGCGAGCGATCCTGCATAAGCGGCATCATGCGACAACCGACGATGTTGCCGCCGTTGCCATCCCAGTCCTTCGGCATCGCATCATTCGCACGTTCAATGCTGAGGCGGCGGGGGTCTCGACAGATCAAATCGTTACCAAGCTGCTAGCCAAACTGCGGGGCGGTGTGGCCGTGAACCATCGCCCCAAGGCAATCGCGCGATGA
- a CDS encoding DUF58 domain-containing protein, with amino-acid sequence MAAVTEQTSFLKSEVLSQIGNLELLSTRVVDGILSGKHRSTLLSGSYEFANHRAYSAGDEIRMIDWKVYARRDRYYIRQFEETTNLQGMMVVDCSGSMEFGLSTVSKLDYARAACACLSRLMLRQRDAVGLAIVGNKVESYLPPKGYPLYLQSILHTLEQTKALGQTRLGPNLFDLMRRLKRRGFFILFTDGLGDWDAISDALKQARLRGHEVLLFHVMAPEELSFRFNRWSRFECLEAVGTKLDLDPPSVREIYLRNLNAFLDKVRGECTGMGADYVLLSTDQDLGTSLRYYLGRRTARNKQ; translated from the coding sequence ATGGCTGCGGTAACTGAACAGACATCGTTCCTGAAGTCCGAGGTGCTCAGTCAGATCGGCAATCTCGAGTTGCTATCCACGCGGGTCGTTGACGGCATTCTATCGGGCAAGCATCGTTCAACCCTACTGAGCGGCAGCTACGAGTTCGCCAATCATCGAGCGTATTCGGCTGGCGACGAAATTCGAATGATTGACTGGAAGGTCTATGCTCGCCGCGATCGGTATTACATCCGGCAATTCGAGGAAACCACGAATCTACAGGGGATGATGGTCGTTGATTGCAGCGGTTCGATGGAGTTTGGACTTTCCACAGTCTCCAAGCTCGATTATGCCCGTGCCGCTTGTGCCTGCTTGTCTCGACTGATGCTGCGACAGCGTGACGCCGTGGGGCTGGCGATTGTCGGAAACAAGGTTGAATCCTACCTTCCTCCAAAAGGCTATCCGCTTTATTTGCAGTCGATCCTGCACACTCTCGAACAAACAAAGGCGTTGGGCCAGACGCGACTTGGTCCGAACTTGTTCGATTTGATGCGACGACTAAAGCGGCGAGGCTTCTTCATTCTGTTCACCGATGGATTAGGGGACTGGGATGCAATCTCGGACGCCTTGAAACAGGCGAGGCTGCGCGGCCATGAAGTCTTGCTGTTTCATGTTATGGCACCCGAAGAACTGTCGTTTCGATTCAATCGTTGGTCTCGATTCGAATGCCTTGAAGCCGTTGGAACAAAACTCGATCTGGACCCTCCATCGGTGCGAGAAATCTACCTGCGAAATCTGAATGCATTTCTCGACAAAGTTCGGGGCGAGTGCACGGGCATGGGGGCAGATTACGTG